In Williamsoniiplasma luminosum, the genomic stretch ACTATAATCATGTTGGTCATTGGCTGTGATTTTAAAACGTTTAACTTGAAGTGCTGCATCATGTGCAACTTCAGTCACCTTTAAAGCATTCTTAATATCAAGGTTTTTACCTTCAACAGCTGTTTGTAATTCACCAGCTGTTCAAAATTGGTTTTGCTTTGAATTGGCAAGATCGAATAGGTCATATTCAATGTTTTTAATCTCTAAAACAAAAGTCACAACTGTTGTTTTAGAGTAGCCATTAATTCCTGTTAATTCCACACCAAATCGGCCGTTATAGTCTTTAACATCTCCAATGGTGTAATCCTTGTCAGCTTTAAGGGTGTATTTTTCTTCTAGTTGTTTTTTAATTGTTGCTGGTTTGTTATCACTCAAAACTCCAATTGATGTCTTTCAAAAAATAGTACTACGAATATCTTTACGATCAGCTGCATTTAAAAATTGATATGTTGCTTGTCATAAATCTTCGGCCTCTTTGTCCACTTCATCTTGTTTATCAATGGTTGGTGGGTTTTTCACATAATTTTCAGCTTTGACAATGGCACTTTGAAAAACATCCCAATCAGATTGCTTCTTGTTCATTATTTTAATTGTTCTGGCCATTGCAATATTCGAATTTAATCATTGTAAATCAGCTTTTTGATCTTGACTGTTAATAAAATCTGATTCTGCTTTTTGGATATCTTCAACTTCTTGATCGACAACTTGTTGTTTATCAAGTGTTGGTTGTCCATCAACAACTCCTTGAGCATGCTCAATGGCTTGTTGAAAAACAAGCCATGCTTGATCAGATTTATGTCATTGTGAAATATTTCGATAGTCAACAATGATTGCTTCTAATAATTCAGTATTTGCTTTTTCTTTACCGGCATCAAGAAATTTTTGAATTGCAGCTTTTAAATGAGTAACTTCTTGATCAACAAGTAATTGGTCAGATGTTGTATATTGTTTGTCAATAACTTCTTGGGCATGTTTAATTGCTTTTTTTAAAGAGTTTTTAACCCCTTCAGCTTTTTTAGGGTGATCTTTTAAGGCTTTTTCAGCTTCAATGATTGTTGTGTTTAATTTCGAATAATCAGCAGCAGTATTGGTCGAGTTTAAAAAGCTGACCATGGCAGTTTGCAATTTTAATAAAGCTTTATCAACTAAACTTTGATCATTTTTTGGGGGGTTTTTCTTTGATAAGGCTTCTGCTTCACTAATCACAACTTTTAGTCTGTTCTTTTCTGCTTCGGTTTTATCAGGATGTTTATTTAAAAGGCTATTAGCATCAGTGGTTCTAGTTTTTAATGTAGTAATATGTGCTAATTCATCGTTTGTGTTTTCGAAAGTCTTCATAGCAGTTTGTAAAGCTTCATAAGCCTCGCTTAACACACCATGATTTTCTGTTTCATTTAAGTAAATATCTAAAACTCCTTTGGCTTGTCCAATTGCTTGATGCAATGTTTGATAAGCCACAGAAGGTTTACTTTTTTCTTTAATTGCTAATGCATTAGCATCAGCAATTAATTGAGTTAGGCTATCTTTTGTTATAACTTGAAGATCATTAGTCCTCGGAGTCATTGTTCAAGATACAACCATGGTCGTGCTTGTTGAAGCAAGACCAAGAGTTCCTAATATACTTAATAGTTTTTTCATTATCAAGGATTTCCTCCCATCATAAGAATCTTTTAATCCTTAATTTTATAATACCTAATTTTTCACAAAATAAGTCAATTGGGACTAAAAATTGACAATTTTTAACTTTAAAATGTAATGAAATGAGCCTTTATTATGAAAAAATGAAATTTGAAATGTAAAAGATTTCTTTTTAAATCATTAAGCCTTTAACTCAATAAAAGACAAACTAAAATCATAAGAAAAGCACTGGTTTGCCAGTGCTATCAAGTTAAACTTATAAAATTTTGATTTATATAAATTTATTTTTATTACTTAAATTTTGGTTTATGTTCTTTTTTTCAATTTGGATTGGCATTATCAGCAAATTCTTTATATGCTTTAACTTTGCCCACACTTCAGTTTGAAATGTCTTGATTAAAGGCTTTTGCACCTCAGAACATAGTTGACATATCAGTTACATTAGAAACATTTCAGCTATTGCCATTAGTTTTAATGTTTTGGTTAAATGCTTCTGCTTGATCAAAAACATTTCGCATATTTGTGACTTTTGCAGTGTTTCATTTGGAAATATCTTGATTAAATTTACGTGCTTTTCAGAACAATTTTTCAAAAGTTTCTACTTTTGAAGTGTTTCAGTTTGAAATATCCCCATTAAATGATGTAGCCCCTGTAAACATTCTTTCCATAGTTGTTACATTAGACACATTTCAACTATTACCGTTAGTTTTTAAATTTTGGTTAAAGGCAGAAGCATTTTCAAACATAATACTCATGTTAGTGACTTTTGCAGTGTTTCATTTGGAAATATCTTGATTAAAGGCGCTTGCATCTTGGAACATCGCTCTCATCGTTACCACACTTGATGTGTCTCAATTGGAAATATCCCCATTAAATGATTTTGCTACTCAAAACATATCGAACATATCGGTGACTTTTGAAGTGTTTCATTTGTTACCATTAGTTTTTAAATTTTGATTAAAAGAAGTTGCTTCAAAAAACATCTTATGCATATTTGTTATATTTGATGTGTCTCAATTGGAAATATCTTGGTTAAAGTTTATTGCACCTTGGAATAATCTTTCCAAGCTTCTAATGTTGGGACTAATATTATTAGGAACTTTTTCCACAGTTGATGGTATTCTATGAGTTTGTTTATTTGAACTTCAACCAATATTAATAATTTCCTTGACCCCCATTGGAGCACTACTATCAGTTGTTGCGATAATTTGTTCTTTTGGATCAAGATAAATTGTTTTATTTTGATTTTCTTTATCGATTACTTGGAAGACGTTCATCTCACCTTTGTATTTACTAAAGTCATATTTATCATCAGCTATAATTTTAAAATGCTTCACTTGAAGCTTTGCCTCGTATTGAACTTCAATAACTTTTAATGCATTTGAAACATCAAGATTTTTCTTTTCAATTGCTTGTTGTAATTCTGATTGTGTTCAAGCTGTTTGTTTTTCGTCAATGATGTTATCAATATCTCTTCTGATATTGTCGATGTCCAAAACAAAAGTCACAACTGTTTTTTCAAGATAGTCATTGATTCCTGTTAGTTCTACACCCAATTTATTATTGTATTCTTTAACTGATCCGATTGTATAATCTCGACCTTCTTTAAGTGTTGGATATTTGGTTTCTAATTGTTGTTTAATGGTTTCGGGTTTGTTGTCTTTTAAAACCCCAATTGATGTTTTTCAAAAAATAATACTACGAATGTCTTTTCTGTCACCTGCATTTAAAAATTTATAAGTTGCTTGTCATAAATCTTCTGCCATTTGATCAACCTCATCTTGTTTATCAATTAAAGGTGGGTTTTTAACATAATTTTCAGCTTTCACAATGGCGCTTTGAAAAACATCCCAATCAGATTTTTTCTTATTCATGATTTTAATCGTTCTAGCCATTTTGATATTTGAATTTAATCATTGTAAATCAGCTTTGGCATTTTCAGCTTTATTAAAGTCTGTTTTCGCTTGATTTAAATTCTTAACTTCTTGATCAACAACTTGTTGTTTATCAAGTGTTGGTTGTCCGTCAACAACTCCTTGAGCATGAGTAATCGCTTGTTGAAATTTAAGTCATGCTTGATTAGTTTTATGTCCTTGTTGAATTTTGCTTGCATCAACAATTGCTTGTTCTAATGCTTCAAGTTTGGCTTTGGCTTTACCTGCATCAAGAAATTTTTTAATTGCAGCTTTTAAAGCATCCACTGCTTTGTCAACTAAGATTTGATCAGAGCTTGTGTATTTTTGGTCAATAACTCATTGTGCATTTGCAATTGCTTTGGTTAAAGCGTTAATTGCTCCAGGATCTTTTTTAGGATGGTCGGTTAAAGCCTTTTTGGCTTCAACCATTGTTTGGTTTAATTTTGTATAGTTTGCTTTTTCATTAGTTGAGTTCAAAAAGCTCACCATTGCATTTTGTAACTTTAATAAAGTTTGATCAACTATATCTTGATCTTTGCGTGGTGTTTCTTTTTGAACTAAACCCTCGGCTTCAACAATTGCATTATTTAATTTTTGTTTTTCTGTCTCTAATTTACCAGGATATGTTTTTAAAATATTCTTTGCATTGGCAATTCTAGTTTTTAAAGTTTCTTTTTGAGCTAACTCATTCTTAGTGGCTTTAAAAACATCAATCGCTGTTGTTAGTTCAGCATAAGCCTCATCTAACACGCCTGTATTTTCTGTTTCATTTAGGTAAATTTCTAAAGTTCCTTTGGCTTGTCCAATTGCTTTATGCAATTTTTGGTAAGCATCAAGTGGTTTACTTTTTTCATTAATTGCTAATGCTTGAGCATCAGCAATTAACTTAGTTAAGTTTTCTTTAGTTATGTATGTATTTGCATTAGCTTTTGATGTTTCTGCTAAAGCAACGACAGTTGTTGTGCTTGTTGAAGCAAGTCCGAGAGTTCCTAATAAGCTTAATAATAATTTCACTATTAAGAATTTCCTCCTAAGGGTCTTTATGCCCTTAATTTTATAATACATAATTTTTAGAAAAATAATTTAATATGGGCCTAAAAATTTACAATTTATCTTCTTAAAATGTCCTAAAATAAGTCTTTATGAAGTAAAAATAAGATCAAAAACTGAAAAATTATTACTTTTCAGTTTTTGAGTTTTATTAAAGATTTAATAAAACTTTGTCATTTAAATGAACCTTCTTATGCAAAATATATTCAACATAATTTAATCTAAAATAGGAAATCATCTTCCTAATAAAGATCAATAAAATAAAAATACACCAGCTTTTGCTAGTGTATCGATTATTGAATTTTAAAGTTAAGAGTTTATGTTTTAAGATAATTTAATTTGGGAATTTTGGTTTGTTTTTGGTTTCTCAAACTGGAGTGTTGTTGTCAAATAACTTGTACGTTGTGACATTTGAAATATTTCACCCACTTAAATTTTGATTAAATGATAGGGCGCCATTAAACATTTTATCCATATTAGTTACATTTGAAGTATCTCAGTTTGAAATATCTCCATTAAATGACAGAGCATCTTGAAACATACCT encodes the following:
- a CDS encoding BspA family leucine-rich repeat surface protein, whose protein sequence is MKKLLSILGTLGLASTSTTMVVSWTMTPRTNDLQVITKDSLTQLIADANALAIKEKSKPSVAYQTLHQAIGQAKGVLDIYLNETENHGVLSEAYEALQTAMKTFENTNDELAHITTLKTRTTDANSLLNKHPDKTEAEKNRLKVVISEAEALSKKNPPKNDQSLVDKALLKLQTAMVSFLNSTNTAADYSKLNTTIIEAEKALKDHPKKAEGVKNSLKKAIKHAQEVIDKQYTTSDQLLVDQEVTHLKAAIQKFLDAGKEKANTELLEAIIVDYRNISQWHKSDQAWLVFQQAIEHAQGVVDGQPTLDKQQVVDQEVEDIQKAESDFINSQDQKADLQWLNSNIAMARTIKIMNKKQSDWDVFQSAIVKAENYVKNPPTIDKQDEVDKEAEDLWQATYQFLNAADRKDIRSTIFWKTSIGVLSDNKPATIKKQLEEKYTLKADKDYTIGDVKDYNGRFGVELTGINGYSKTTVVTFVLEIKNIEYDLFDLANSKQNQFWTAGELQTAVEGKNLDIKNALKVTEVAHDAALQVKRFKITANDQHDYSNYKGDITISQVLNRENQSQTIYIDPTDNTIKSKSDTVPNGVKEIINIGWTGRFVHTMPSTIEKVPNYISPKITHYQNAFRGTTLFNGDISKWDTSNVIDMTAVFSRTKMFNQDISKWDTSKVTSMNNMFREAGLFNQDISKWDTSKVTNMNAMFWSTKAFNQNLSGWDVKKVTSHDSFDGNTPAWKLPKPNFN
- a CDS encoding BspA family leucine-rich repeat surface protein, whose amino-acid sequence is MKLLLSLLGTLGLASTSTTTVVALAETSKANANTYITKENLTKLIADAQALAINEKSKPLDAYQKLHKAIGQAKGTLEIYLNETENTGVLDEAYAELTTAIDVFKATKNELAQKETLKTRIANAKNILKTYPGKLETEKQKLNNAIVEAEGLVQKETPRKDQDIVDQTLLKLQNAMVSFLNSTNEKANYTKLNQTMVEAKKALTDHPKKDPGAINALTKAIANAQWVIDQKYTSSDQILVDKAVDALKAAIKKFLDAGKAKAKLEALEQAIVDASKIQQGHKTNQAWLKFQQAITHAQGVVDGQPTLDKQQVVDQEVKNLNQAKTDFNKAENAKADLQWLNSNIKMARTIKIMNKKKSDWDVFQSAIVKAENYVKNPPLIDKQDEVDQMAEDLWQATYKFLNAGDRKDIRSIIFWKTSIGVLKDNKPETIKQQLETKYPTLKEGRDYTIGSVKEYNNKLGVELTGINDYLEKTVVTFVLDIDNIRRDIDNIIDEKQTAWTQSELQQAIEKKNLDVSNALKVIEVQYEAKLQVKHFKIIADDKYDFSKYKGEMNVFQVIDKENQNKTIYLDPKEQIIATTDSSAPMGVKEIINIGWSSNKQTHRIPSTVEKVPNNISPNIRSLERLFQGAINFNQDISNWDTSNITNMHKMFFEATSFNQNLKTNGNKWNTSKVTDMFDMFWVAKSFNGDISNWDTSSVVTMRAMFQDASAFNQDISKWNTAKVTNMSIMFENASAFNQNLKTNGNSWNVSNVTTMERMFTGATSFNGDISNWNTSKVETFEKLFWKARKFNQDISKWNTAKVTNMRNVFDQAEAFNQNIKTNGNSWNVSNVTDMSTMFWGAKAFNQDISNWSVGKVKAYKEFADNANPNWKKEHKPKFK